The bacterium DNA segment AGCTCTTAGTCGAAACTGCAGTCCAAGACGATCGCGGAAAGTTTATTGCAAACGAGGTTTCAACGCCCTATGCCGGGCGGGATCGTTATGTCGGAGTAAAATTTGATGACTGGACCTATACGCTGGGAAAAGAGCTTGCAGCTAAAGTTGTCGTAATTGATCAACATGGCGCGCTTGCCGCAGGAGTTCCCATTAAAGCCGAGGTTAAGCATTACACGAGAAAGGCTTCACGCGTTAAAGGCGCAGGTAATGCCTTTTTGACGCACTTTGAGGAAGTTCAAGAAACTGTTCATACTTGTGATCTGATTTCAAGCAATACTGCTGTAAATTGCACTTTCAAACCAACTGCTCCAGGGGATTATCAAATTGTTGCTTCAATTAACGACACGCGTGAGAAATCTCATTCCGCTTCTGCTTATACTTGGGTAATCGGCAAGGGCAGTGTGATTTGGGAGACTGAGCCAACTAACAAGCTCGATTTAATTCCCGAAAAGAAAAGTTATAAAGTTGGCGAGACCGCAAGGTTTTTCATCAAAAATCCCTTTCCTGGAGCACGCGCTCTAATCACAACCGAACGTTACGGCGTGATTAAGCATTGGGTAAAAACACTCAGCGACAATACTGAGATTATTTCAATTCCAATCGATCAAGATTTAATTCCAGGATTTTATTTGTCAGTAGTTGCAGTGTCTCCCAGAGTGGACCAGCCAGTTGAGGGCGAGATCGATCTGGGCAAGCCGGCCATGCGCATGGGCTATGCAAAAATTGAAGTTCGTGATTCCGCCAAGGAACTCACTGTAAAAGTTAACCCCGAAGTAAAAACAGTTAAGCCTGGAGCAAGTATTAAAGTTAACTTAAGTGCCCGGGCGAAGACTCAAAATCAGGAGCCAATTCAATTTGCTGTAGCAGTGTTAGATCAAGCAGTTTTTGATTTAATACAAACAGGCATTAAGTTTTTTGACCCCTATGCTGGGCTCTACAGCCTCGACGCACTTGATCTTTCAAACTACAATCTACTGCTGCAACTTGTCGGAAAGAGAAGTTATGAGAAAAAGGGCGCACAAATTGCCGGGGATGGCGGTGGAGATTTTGCAACCCGTTCAAATTTTAAATATTTGGCCTATTGGAATCCAGGCGTTAAAGCCACGAATGGCTCAGCCAGTTTTGAGTTTAACGCCCCAGACAATCTAACCAGTTGGAAGATTTTAGCAATTGCCGTTACTCCGACAGATAAGTTTGGTCTTGGTGAAGGCGCTGTTGCCGTGAACCAAAATACTGAAATTCGCCCAGCCTTACCTAACCAAGTGCTTGAAGGAGATAATTTTACAGCCCGCTTTACCATACTTAATAGAGGAGCGGCAGAGCGCACGATAAACGTTCGAGTTAAAGTCAGCGGACCACTTGAAAATACGGTTAATCAAGAATCGCAATTAACCCTTAAGCCTTTTGAACGCGGTGATGTAACTTTCCCAGTTAGTGTAGTTAAAGACGGAGAGCTTAAGTTTGAAGTTGAGGCAAAAGATGAGCAGGACCGTGATGGACTAAGCACAAAACTTAAAGTGCATAAACGTTATACTCTCGAGATTGGTGCTTCAACTAATTCATTTGATGATCTTTCTTCGTTTACTCCAGTAAAAATCCCAGAAAACATTCGCACTGACGTGGGTGGATTGCGTGTAATTTTAAGTCCAACAATCCTCGGAGGATTAGAAGGGGCGTTTCGCTATTTACGCGATTATCCTTACCTCTGTCTCGAGCAGCGCTTAACAAAGTCCGTCTTAGCAGCACAGTTTCAACGTTTAAAACCATACTTGCCTGCAACATTTGCCTGGGATGGTCATGAAACTCTGCCCGAGCAATTCTTAAAAGACGTTCGATCATTTCAAGCACCAAATGGCGGGATGTGCTACTACACAGCCCAAGATCGCTATACTGACCCTTATCTCAGTGCCTTTGTCGCAGTCGGGTTTAATTATTTCCGTCGACTTGGAAATTTCGAACCACCTCGCGATGTTGAGGAAAATCTCCATCAGTACTTAGCTAATTTGCTACGACAAAACATCGGCGCCGATTTTTATTCTGCTGGAATGGCGGCAACTGTCCGTGCCGTTGCTCTAGCAGCCTTATCCGAACATCAAAAAGTTTCCAGATCTGACTTAATGCGCTTCAAAGAAGCAATCCCGCAGATGAGCCTCTTTGGTAAGGCTCACATGCTCTTGGCAAGTCTAAACTCAACCGACAATGCTGAGGATCTACAGAAAGAATTAACCAGCATGCTGCTTGGGCAAGCAAATCAAACTGGAGATAAACTCCAATTTATTGAGCCAATCGAGACTCTAGGCTTTGATTTATTGCTTACGACACCACTACGCGATAACTGCGCAGTGCTACAAGCTCTACTTAGTGCTGAGAGAAAAGCTCGAGCAAGTAACTTAGCAAGCATTCTCTCAACGACAATGGCACCAAAGATCGTGCGCTTTATTACAGAGAGTAGAAAGAATAGAGACCACTGGGAAAACACTCAAGAAAATATCTTCTGCATGCAGGCTTTGGCTGATTATAGTGATTTGTTTGAAGCAGTCCCACCGCAAGGGGTTTGGACTGTTAATCAGCACATTGGCAGTCAATATCGAAGCGTTCTGGGTAAAATTTCCTTTAGCGATCAGCGCTCGCCAACCCAAGAGCTAACTCGTCCATTTTCAGCAAACGATCTTGGTCAATCAGGCTCTATTGAAGTTTTACGTAGTGGCGTTGGCCGAACCTACTTCACCACACAACTACAATTTGCCCCGCTGACTTTAAAAAGTGAGCCCACAGTTGCTGGTCTTGAAGTTCGTCGTGAGTATAGCGTTGAGCGAAACGGGAAATTTGAACTCTTGCAAAGCCCCTTTAAAATCAAACGCGGAGAGATTGTCCGTGTTGATTTATTTGTGTCACTACCTGCAACTAGACACTTTGTTGTTGTCAGCGATCCAATCCCGGCAGGACTTGAGCCCGTCAATCGCGACATAAAAACAGCTTCTACGGTAGACGCTGACAAAGACGCAGGGACCTATGCTGGAGGTTCTTATTGGCACCGCTTCTATGATTGGAGAGACTTTGCTAGCACGCGTTATAGTTTTTACCACCAAGAGATTAAACACGACGTAGTGCGCTTCTACTCGGATTACTTGCCGCCTGGGAACTACCATTTGTCTTACGTCGCACAGGCAATTGCTGAAGGGAATTTTACCGTACTAGGTAGTCAAGCCGAGGAAATGTATCACCCTGAAACTTTTGGTGCTTGGGGTGCTGAAAAACTTATTGTCGAATAAACACTGGTGAAAGCACGTATTTCTGCTGTCATTTCTGGGATTTGTATTGGGTTTCTCACCCAATTATTTATTGCAGATTTGCGTCCCTTGCCAGCTAGCTTGGTGCTAACAAATAACGTGACAGGAAAAGTTCGGCTGCTCGACCGCTCTGGCACGGCCCTGACTGAATCTTATTTAAATCGCTGGAATATTAATTACCAAACTCCTTTACATTTAATTCCTGAAACTCTTCAGATGCTTTTTATTTTTTCCGAGGATCAACGCTTTTTTTCTCATCAGGGAAATGATTTTAAAGCTTTAGCTAGTGCTGTCTTTAATCGGCTAATGGATAAGTCAGCTTCACGTGGTGCAAGTACAATTAGTGAACAAGTTGTGCGCATGTTACATCCGCGCGAAAGGACCTTTTGGTCACGTGCTTTAGAACTAGTTGAGGCTCGTAAGCTTGAGAAAAAATTTACTAAAGCACAAATATTAGAGTTTTACCTGAACCAAGTCCCGTACTCACGCAACCGCCGTGGCGTTACGCAAGCTGCCTTAACATATTTTAACAGAGACTTAGAAACGCTTTCACTCAAAGAAATGCTAGCACTTGTCGTATTTGTTAGATCACCGAGTAAGTTTGACCCAACAATCAATCAGAGTGGTAGGAAATTACTTGAACGCCGCATCGAACTTCTCAGTCAGCGTCTAGCTTCAAGTCAAAGCATACTGGCTGCTAGACTTGCAGAGCAGGATTTATTGCAACCACTTGGATTTGCAGCCCCGAGTGCTGCCGTTGATGCCTCACATTTTATCCACTTCGCAAGACAGTCCATTCAAGACAAGACAGATAACGCAGCAGCTCTGCGCACCAGCTTAGATTTAACACTGCAGAAAAAACTTAATAGAATTTTAAGAACGCGGCTAAAAAATCTCGCTACTCTCGGCGCTAAGCACGGCGCATTACTCGTCGTAGAAAATCAAACTGGCGAAATTCTAAGCTGGGTCACTGCAAGCGCCTCCAAAGCAGCGCCGTCTTATGATGCTGTACTAGTCAAGCGCCAACCGGGGTCAACGCTAAAACCTTTTGTCTATGCAGAAGCCTTAAGCCAAGGCTATCAAGCAAATACAATCATTAACGACTCGCCGCTTGCCTTAGGGATGCAAGCTGGTCTTAAGGAATATAAAAATTTTAGCGAGATTTATTATGGCCCTGTCAGCATGCGTCAAGCTTTGGGAAATTCGTTAAATATCCCTGCAATTCTTACCGCTCGTACAATCGGCGTAGCTAAGCTTTATAACACTCTCAGGCAGCTTGGCTTTGATTCACTCATGCAAGATGCAAATTATTATGGAGAAGGTCTGGCACTCGGCAATGGTGAAGTCAGCCTCTATGAATTAGTGCGCGCGTATTATACCCTAGCTTCTGGAGGTCTAAGACGTGAGTTAAAAGCCTTAATTAGCCAGCCCGAAGCTAAGCCGCAAAGGATTTTCTCCCCTGAAGTAAGCTCCATTATTGCCAACATTTTGTCTGACCCAAGTGCTAGGCTTCTAGAATTTGGCCACAACAGTTTGCTAAATTTCCCTGTGCAAACTGCGGTAAAAACTGGAACATCATCCAATTTTCGCGATGCTTGGGCAGTTGGTTTTTCCAGAAATTATACAGCTGGAGTTTGGCTGGGCAATTTAGATGGCACTGCAATGACCGAAATCACCGGTGCAACAGGCCCAATTTTAGTGCTACGTGCGATTTTTGCAGAACTAGAAAGGCAAAGTATTTCTAAACCACTATGGCAAAGTCCTAAATTAATCAAAAAAGAGATTTGCTTAAATTCCCAACAGACAAGTAACTGCAAGTCTGCAACTGAGTATTTTATTTCGGAAGCAGAGGCAAGCAGCCAAGCTGCCTTAGACAACAACTTGCATAGTGATGCTCACTGCACTCGACCTGTGCATCTTGAATTACCATCACCAGGATTAATCCTTGCCCGCGACCCGCGCATTCCAGATGCAGATGAAGCTTTTCCTTTTACTATTGAAAGAAGCGTTGAGCCCAGCGAAGTAATCTGGTTTGTCGATCATAAAGAAGTAGGAAAATCTATCCCTAACGGTAGAACTTTTTTGTGGAATCTCGAAAAGGGGCGCCACATAGTTCACGCCGATTTGAAGCTTGCTAATTGTAACAACAAAACTATACAAACACCGCAAGTCGCTTTTACTGTGAAGTGAGCTGATTGTTTGAATGCATAAAGCCGATGCGTCTTTTTTCCGGACATTTTTCTGGGGCCATGATTTGACGAATCGCATCAAAAACAACCCTAAAATTTTGATCGTACTTTTGCTCGAGGTTGTTTAATTTTTTTGCCAAATCTTCATGGGTCAAAGCAAGATTTCGCAACTTTACGAAAGTGCGCATGATCTCGATGTTAACTTGAATTGCATTTTTGCTTTTAAGCACGCTTGAAAGCATTGCAACGCCCTGTTCTGTGAAGGCATACGGTGCGGTGCGTCGTCCTCCGCGAGGGTCACTTTTTGAGGTCACAATTTGTGACCTCAAACTTATAACCTCTTGAAATGTAAGCATAAAAATGAAATCTTGAGGAAACCTTGCTTTGTTACGCTTAATTGCCTGTAAGAGGACCTTAGTCTGTACGCCATATAACAACGCTAGATCGCTGTCCAAAATAACGCGCTGGTCTCTGACCAGGTGTATTAAACTCTCTGTATTTGTTGATGATTTTGTTTTCATACCCCCCTCAATTCTCTTTTAATCTAAATTACCATTACGTAATTATCGACCGCTTGAAGGGTAATGTTGCGTCGGTGAGGCTTTTTTACTTCAAATCGAAGAGCAAAAATTCTGCGCCATTTTTGCTTTCGAGCTTAATTTGCTCTGTGTTCTGAATGGCAGCGCCGTCTCCACTGAAAAGTTCTACATTTCCAAGCTCAACATCGCCGGAAATGACTTGAATGTATAAACCGCGTTCTAACGCAGTTTGATACTCGATTGTTTTGCCTGAAGTCAGAATAGCTCCGTAGATATATGCATCCTGGCCGATGCGGATTGAAGCGTCTTTACCAGTTGGACTAAGTAAAGTCATGAGTTTATTTGTTCTCTCCTCTCGATTAATTGCTTTTTCTTCATAGCGCGGAGCATAACCATCTTTCTCCGGCATAATCCAAATTTGCAGCAAATGCAGTGGCTCTGTCTCCGAAGCATTATATTCACTATGGATTACGCCTTTTCCGGCAGACATAAATTGCACTGTACCTGGTTTTAATCTACCGATTGATCCCAAGTTATCTTGATGAGTTAGTGCGCCGGAAATAACATATGTAAAAATTT contains these protein-coding regions:
- a CDS encoding large extracellular alpha-helical protein, whose translation is MLIPTLRLSSFKVILCSLLFSSLVVAEEIQPKLLRLSPDGIDIQQTRQIVFQFLEPVVPVGKMDRTQEEVPFSFTPNLNCNWRWLNTTTLSCELAEADAMKLATKYNLKISENTSSSEAKKIAAATKKYIEELNLSDQGFSFITERPKVKYVNFRQWQGPTTPLLSIHFSQEVDPNSVKESLYFETDRGRVSINFRAANPEDPQDEALPQRVFYFEPASELPADSRISVQIKPGIKSLGGPELSIEDREILHFDTFGAFKFSGIKCCSATQKSSHDNWPCGDSLEIMIMPGDKISEESSCDPQKQVRLLFSVPAIKEEVQPGLKIHPRIGKEITAQQNTESTEDPWDSVYSYSRLHAAHQHNEDYELPLPMGLKAKTKYSISADKHAIRDEFGRSLEQDIEFSFLTSNRRPRFVFDSQISFLEADVDSHLPVAVQNLESIDLKYDIFSAQGLLENQSLHIPINSVKDISYYSPLNIRSLLRGKSGTLLGSIQTTPTVENYYEKKFLTQVTPFSVHVKLGHHNSYVWVTRFKDGSSVNDANVYITLGKVFSHTALQPALASSKTDAHGLAILPGLKVLDPYNKVSLYDADQPVFKIWVEKGDELALLPTSQQLMLYPRTTGSDWIEREIKPKYGHIKAWGTAPQGLYRLGQKIQYKIYLREDGNQSLIKAPQSGYLLKVLDPQDKVIWEHKNLTLDEFGSIAGEILVPETGVVGWYRFVLEAEFPGDRKRCISSTCDQTWEETRFVEFSRRWEPLRVLVTDFTPAAFKVQTDLAPKTYLSGDTVALKSSATFHAGGPYGKAPTRITARLKRSNFDNLDPRAMGFSYNLDDNYGTLTEIFKAENDLTELGDLQTSFQLPDDNAVLYGKLLVETAVQDDRGKFIANEVSTPYAGRDRYVGVKFDDWTYTLGKELAAKVVVIDQHGALAAGVPIKAEVKHYTRKASRVKGAGNAFLTHFEEVQETVHTCDLISSNTAVNCTFKPTAPGDYQIVASINDTREKSHSASAYTWVIGKGSVIWETEPTNKLDLIPEKKSYKVGETARFFIKNPFPGARALITTERYGVIKHWVKTLSDNTEIISIPIDQDLIPGFYLSVVAVSPRVDQPVEGEIDLGKPAMRMGYAKIEVRDSAKELTVKVNPEVKTVKPGASIKVNLSARAKTQNQEPIQFAVAVLDQAVFDLIQTGIKFFDPYAGLYSLDALDLSNYNLLLQLVGKRSYEKKGAQIAGDGGGDFATRSNFKYLAYWNPGVKATNGSASFEFNAPDNLTSWKILAIAVTPTDKFGLGEGAVAVNQNTEIRPALPNQVLEGDNFTARFTILNRGAAERTINVRVKVSGPLENTVNQESQLTLKPFERGDVTFPVSVVKDGELKFEVEAKDEQDRDGLSTKLKVHKRYTLEIGASTNSFDDLSSFTPVKIPENIRTDVGGLRVILSPTILGGLEGAFRYLRDYPYLCLEQRLTKSVLAAQFQRLKPYLPATFAWDGHETLPEQFLKDVRSFQAPNGGMCYYTAQDRYTDPYLSAFVAVGFNYFRRLGNFEPPRDVEENLHQYLANLLRQNIGADFYSAGMAATVRAVALAALSEHQKVSRSDLMRFKEAIPQMSLFGKAHMLLASLNSTDNAEDLQKELTSMLLGQANQTGDKLQFIEPIETLGFDLLLTTPLRDNCAVLQALLSAERKARASNLASILSTTMAPKIVRFITESRKNRDHWENTQENIFCMQALADYSDLFEAVPPQGVWTVNQHIGSQYRSVLGKISFSDQRSPTQELTRPFSANDLGQSGSIEVLRSGVGRTYFTTQLQFAPLTLKSEPTVAGLEVRREYSVERNGKFELLQSPFKIKRGEIVRVDLFVSLPATRHFVVVSDPIPAGLEPVNRDIKTASTVDADKDAGTYAGGSYWHRFYDWRDFASTRYSFYHQEIKHDVVRFYSDYLPPGNYHLSYVAQAIAEGNFTVLGSQAEEMYHPETFGAWGAEKLIVE
- a CDS encoding transglycosylase domain-containing protein, which codes for MKARISAVISGICIGFLTQLFIADLRPLPASLVLTNNVTGKVRLLDRSGTALTESYLNRWNINYQTPLHLIPETLQMLFIFSEDQRFFSHQGNDFKALASAVFNRLMDKSASRGASTISEQVVRMLHPRERTFWSRALELVEARKLEKKFTKAQILEFYLNQVPYSRNRRGVTQAALTYFNRDLETLSLKEMLALVVFVRSPSKFDPTINQSGRKLLERRIELLSQRLASSQSILAARLAEQDLLQPLGFAAPSAAVDASHFIHFARQSIQDKTDNAAALRTSLDLTLQKKLNRILRTRLKNLATLGAKHGALLVVENQTGEILSWVTASASKAAPSYDAVLVKRQPGSTLKPFVYAEALSQGYQANTIINDSPLALGMQAGLKEYKNFSEIYYGPVSMRQALGNSLNIPAILTARTIGVAKLYNTLRQLGFDSLMQDANYYGEGLALGNGEVSLYELVRAYYTLASGGLRRELKALISQPEAKPQRIFSPEVSSIIANILSDPSARLLEFGHNSLLNFPVQTAVKTGTSSNFRDAWAVGFSRNYTAGVWLGNLDGTAMTEITGATGPILVLRAIFAELERQSISKPLWQSPKLIKKEICLNSQQTSNCKSATEYFISEAEASSQAALDNNLHSDAHCTRPVHLELPSPGLILARDPRIPDADEAFPFTIERSVEPSEVIWFVDHKEVGKSIPNGRTFLWNLEKGRHIVHADLKLANCNNKTIQTPQVAFTVK
- a CDS encoding ORF6N domain-containing protein, whose translation is MKTKSSTNTESLIHLVRDQRVILDSDLALLYGVQTKVLLQAIKRNKARFPQDFIFMLTFQEVISLRSQIVTSKSDPRGGRRTAPYAFTEQGVAMLSSVLKSKNAIQVNIEIMRTFVKLRNLALTHEDLAKKLNNLEQKYDQNFRVVFDAIRQIMAPEKCPEKRRIGFMHSNNQLTSQ
- a CDS encoding pirin family protein — translated: MQISHRKSADRGGRNFGWLNAKHTFSFGDYYDPNHMGFRSLRVINEDIVQPGMGFDPHPHRNMEIFTYVISGALTHQDNLGSIGRLKPGTVQFMSAGKGVIHSEYNASETEPLHLLQIWIMPEKDGYAPRYEEKAINREERTNKLMTLLSPTGKDASIRIGQDAYIYGAILTSGKTIEYQTALERGLYIQVISGDVELGNVELFSGDGAAIQNTEQIKLESKNGAEFLLFDLK